One genomic window of Podarcis muralis chromosome 9, rPodMur119.hap1.1, whole genome shotgun sequence includes the following:
- the TLR2 gene encoding toll-like receptor 2 isoform X1: protein MAGCSPAALLPFWLCPRPRRRGKPSEARQVLPLREIQSRRGGGGSRERGRRRLQLLRDDADFAHPRSPNPLEDTLHALPTVMFEQVWCLWFISAVGAVSLSAQQISPFCDATHFCNYSSRALRAVPSGLEDDIVKLDLTSNSIEHIGEEDLKFAINLKTLLLQSNQIRTIDEKAFRSLVKLEYLDLSKNKLSHLSPSWFRPLSSLQKLNLIGNFYQILGEAPLFSELPKLRYLYFGNGNFSALQAHDLEGISTLEELEIEGHNLKQYVAGTLKSIKLINHIMLNIPPDATLAAIIYDVTDSVVCLELRNIQILDMPPIPYSDPVLLTAVQKVILRNVELSDMSVIQIAPIFARMKEMQEIEIVDCKFEGTGHFYGLQDAPTSLQVITVRNLTITKFYSFSDLSSVTPLVTNFTRLTLENAFVYLVPCDLARHFYSLLYLDFSGNLLLDPYLKKSLCADAWPRLQTLNVSRNSLKQISVVAESVALRRHLINLDISQNNFEAMPASCVWPRSLKFLNISGCKLNTLTNCIPRSLEVLDVSHNNLKDFRLSLPDLQELYIKDNRLTTLPDAASIPSARIINIRRNQIFDFNEQQLVKFAKIEKLDARYNSFRCSCEFVSFTQSQQGPSNVFVAWPENYICDSPEHVRGKQVGAVQFRPSDCHLTLMVSLICILMLLVVVAAAVLCHKLHAIWYMQMTWAWLQAKRKPQRNHKKETCYDAFVSYSEQDSEWVEDVMVQELEQANPPFKLCLHKRDFTPGKWIVDNIIDSIEKSSKTLFVLSEHFVQSEWCKYELDFSHFRLFDENNDAAILILLEPIPEKTIPKRFCKLRKLMNTKTYLEWPRDEVQQQIFWFNLKTAIKS, encoded by the exons ATGGCCGGCTGCTCGCCCGCCGCGCTCCTCCCCTTCTGGCTCTGTCCTCGCCCGCGTCGGCGAGGCAAACCCTCGGAGGCCCGCCAGGTACTTCCCCTCCGGGAAATCCAGTCGCGGAGAGGCGGCGGAGGGAGCCGGGAGCGCGGGAGGAGGCGCCTTCAACTCTTGCGGGACGACGCGGACTTTGCGCACCCGAGGAGCCCCAACCCCTTGGAAGACACTCTGCACGCGCTGCCG aCAGTCATGTTTGAGCAAGTCTGGTGCCTGTGGTTCATCTCTGCTGTTGGAGCTGTGAGTCTCTCTGCCCAGCAGATCAGCCCGTTTTGCGATGCCACTCACTTTTGCAACTATTCTTCAAGGGCTTTACGTGCAGTTCCTTCTGGGCTAGAAGATGATATTGTGAAGCTGGATTTGACCTCCAACAGTATAGAGCACATCGGGGAAGAGGACCTGAAGTTTGCCATCAATCTGAAAACTCTTTTGCTCCAATCTAACCAAATTCGGACAATTGATGAGAAGGCCTTCCGCTCCCTTGTAAAGCTGGAATACTTGGATTTATCAAAGAACAAACTGTCTCACTTGTCGCCCTCTTGGTTCAGGCCCCTTTCTTCCTTACAGAAGTTGAACCTAATAGGTAACTTCTACCAGATTCTTGGGGAAGCTCCACTGTTTTCTGAATTGCCAAAACTGAGATACCTGTACTTTGGAAATGGCAACTTCTCTGCTTTACAGGCACATGACTTGGAAGGAATTTCAACTCTTGAAGAACTGGAAATTGAAGGACACAACCTCAAACAATATGTGGCAGGAACTCTGAAATCAATTAAGTTGATAAATCACATTATGTTGAATATTCCCCCCGATGCCACTTTAGCTGCAATTATATATGATGTTACAGATTCTGTGGTGTGCCTTGAACTGAGAAATATACAAATCCTTGATATGCCGCCCATTCCCTATTCTGATCCAGTGCTTCTTACAGCTGTGCAGAAAGTTATCCTTAGAAATGTTGAACTTTCGGATATGTCTGTCATTCAGATTGCACCCATATTTGCCCGTATGAAAGAAATGCAAGAGATAGAGATAGTAGATTGCAAGTTTGAAGGTACTGGGCACTTTTATGGTCTTCAAGATGCTCCAACTTCCCTGCAAGTGATAACAGTCAGAAATTTGACAATTACCAAGTTTTATTCCTTTTCAGATCTTTCTTCTGTGACGCCTCTTGTAACAAACTTTACCAGACTTACACttgaaaatgcatttgtttatttagtGCCCTGTGATCTTGCAAGGCACTTCTATTCCCtcctgtatcttgatttcagtgggaatttGTTGCTAGATCCGTATTTGAAAAAATCATTGTGTGCGGATGCCTGGCCTAGATTACAAACTTTAAATGTCAGTCGGAATTCTTTGAAGCAGATTTCAGTAGTAGCAGAAAGCGTAGCTCTTAGACGGCATCTTATTAACTTGGATATAAGTCAAAATAACTTTGAAGCAATGCCAGCCTCGTGTGTTTGGCCCAGAAGTCTGAAATTTTTAAATATATCTGGCTGTAAATTAAACACGCTCACAAACTGCATTCCTCGAAGTCTCGAAGTACTGGATGTTAGCCATAATAACCTCAAAGACTTCAGACTGAGCCTGCCTGACCTGCAGGAGCTTTACATCAAAGACAACAGATTGACAACCCTACCGGATGCTGCCTCAATTCCTAGTGCTAGAATCATAAATATTAGACGAAACCAAATATTCGACTTCAATGAGCAGCAACTTGTCAAATTTGCAAAAATCGAGAAACTGGATGCACGTTACAACAGTTTCCGCTGCTCGTGTGAATTTGTATCCTTCACGCAGTCGCAACAAGGGCCATCTAATGTCTTTGTTGCGTGGCCAGAAAACTACATCTGTGACTCTCCGGAGCATGTAAGAGGGAAGCAAGTGGGAGCTGTTCAGTTTCGGCCCTCTGACTGCCACCTGACTTTGATGGTGTCCTTAATCTGCATCCTGATGCTCTTGGTCGTTGTGGCGGCGGCCGTTCTTTGCCACAAGCTTCATGCCATCTGGTATATGCAAATGACCTGGGCATGGCTTCAAGCGAAACGCAAGCCCCAGAGAAACCACAAGAAAGAAACCTGCTATGATGCCTTTGTTTCCTACAGCGAGCAGGACTCTGAATGGGTGGAAGACGTCATGGTGCAGGAGCTGGAGCAAGCTAATCCCCCATTTAAACTCTGCCTCCATAAAAGGGATTTTACGCCTGGCAAATGGATTGTGGACAACATTATCGACTCCATTGAGAAGAGTTCTAAAACTCTGTTCGTGCTGTCGGAGCACTTTGTACAAAGCGAGTGGTGCAAGTACGAACTCGATTTCTCTCACTTCCGGCTTTTTGATGAGAACAACGATGCAGCAATTCTGATCCTTCTGGAGCCCATTCCAGAGAAGACCATCCCCAAAAGGTTTTGTAAGCTCAGGAAACTAATGAATACAAAAACCTACCTTGAGTGGCCAAGGGATGAAGTTCAACAGCAAATATTTTGGTTTAATTTGAAAACGGCAATAAAATCCTAG
- the TLR2 gene encoding toll-like receptor 2 isoform X2, whose protein sequence is MSATTPDHLMVRGLFTFTYVDYNSDHLQPAFCLGLMGIEIQNNWKVGTDGQILWPGVRSFPVPSCPCSLFFCQTVMFEQVWCLWFISAVGAVSLSAQQISPFCDATHFCNYSSRALRAVPSGLEDDIVKLDLTSNSIEHIGEEDLKFAINLKTLLLQSNQIRTIDEKAFRSLVKLEYLDLSKNKLSHLSPSWFRPLSSLQKLNLIGNFYQILGEAPLFSELPKLRYLYFGNGNFSALQAHDLEGISTLEELEIEGHNLKQYVAGTLKSIKLINHIMLNIPPDATLAAIIYDVTDSVVCLELRNIQILDMPPIPYSDPVLLTAVQKVILRNVELSDMSVIQIAPIFARMKEMQEIEIVDCKFEGTGHFYGLQDAPTSLQVITVRNLTITKFYSFSDLSSVTPLVTNFTRLTLENAFVYLVPCDLARHFYSLLYLDFSGNLLLDPYLKKSLCADAWPRLQTLNVSRNSLKQISVVAESVALRRHLINLDISQNNFEAMPASCVWPRSLKFLNISGCKLNTLTNCIPRSLEVLDVSHNNLKDFRLSLPDLQELYIKDNRLTTLPDAASIPSARIINIRRNQIFDFNEQQLVKFAKIEKLDARYNSFRCSCEFVSFTQSQQGPSNVFVAWPENYICDSPEHVRGKQVGAVQFRPSDCHLTLMVSLICILMLLVVVAAAVLCHKLHAIWYMQMTWAWLQAKRKPQRNHKKETCYDAFVSYSEQDSEWVEDVMVQELEQANPPFKLCLHKRDFTPGKWIVDNIIDSIEKSSKTLFVLSEHFVQSEWCKYELDFSHFRLFDENNDAAILILLEPIPEKTIPKRFCKLRKLMNTKTYLEWPRDEVQQQIFWFNLKTAIKS, encoded by the exons atgagtgccacaaccccagatcacctaatggtcaggggtctctttacctttacctatgtggactacaactctgatCACCTCCAGCCAGCCttctgtctgggactgatgggaattgaaatccaaaacaactggaaggtTGGCACAGATGGACAAATACTGTGGCCTGGTGTGAGGAGCTTTCCTGTGCCCTCCTGCCCTTGTTCTTTATTCTTTTGTCAG aCAGTCATGTTTGAGCAAGTCTGGTGCCTGTGGTTCATCTCTGCTGTTGGAGCTGTGAGTCTCTCTGCCCAGCAGATCAGCCCGTTTTGCGATGCCACTCACTTTTGCAACTATTCTTCAAGGGCTTTACGTGCAGTTCCTTCTGGGCTAGAAGATGATATTGTGAAGCTGGATTTGACCTCCAACAGTATAGAGCACATCGGGGAAGAGGACCTGAAGTTTGCCATCAATCTGAAAACTCTTTTGCTCCAATCTAACCAAATTCGGACAATTGATGAGAAGGCCTTCCGCTCCCTTGTAAAGCTGGAATACTTGGATTTATCAAAGAACAAACTGTCTCACTTGTCGCCCTCTTGGTTCAGGCCCCTTTCTTCCTTACAGAAGTTGAACCTAATAGGTAACTTCTACCAGATTCTTGGGGAAGCTCCACTGTTTTCTGAATTGCCAAAACTGAGATACCTGTACTTTGGAAATGGCAACTTCTCTGCTTTACAGGCACATGACTTGGAAGGAATTTCAACTCTTGAAGAACTGGAAATTGAAGGACACAACCTCAAACAATATGTGGCAGGAACTCTGAAATCAATTAAGTTGATAAATCACATTATGTTGAATATTCCCCCCGATGCCACTTTAGCTGCAATTATATATGATGTTACAGATTCTGTGGTGTGCCTTGAACTGAGAAATATACAAATCCTTGATATGCCGCCCATTCCCTATTCTGATCCAGTGCTTCTTACAGCTGTGCAGAAAGTTATCCTTAGAAATGTTGAACTTTCGGATATGTCTGTCATTCAGATTGCACCCATATTTGCCCGTATGAAAGAAATGCAAGAGATAGAGATAGTAGATTGCAAGTTTGAAGGTACTGGGCACTTTTATGGTCTTCAAGATGCTCCAACTTCCCTGCAAGTGATAACAGTCAGAAATTTGACAATTACCAAGTTTTATTCCTTTTCAGATCTTTCTTCTGTGACGCCTCTTGTAACAAACTTTACCAGACTTACACttgaaaatgcatttgtttatttagtGCCCTGTGATCTTGCAAGGCACTTCTATTCCCtcctgtatcttgatttcagtgggaatttGTTGCTAGATCCGTATTTGAAAAAATCATTGTGTGCGGATGCCTGGCCTAGATTACAAACTTTAAATGTCAGTCGGAATTCTTTGAAGCAGATTTCAGTAGTAGCAGAAAGCGTAGCTCTTAGACGGCATCTTATTAACTTGGATATAAGTCAAAATAACTTTGAAGCAATGCCAGCCTCGTGTGTTTGGCCCAGAAGTCTGAAATTTTTAAATATATCTGGCTGTAAATTAAACACGCTCACAAACTGCATTCCTCGAAGTCTCGAAGTACTGGATGTTAGCCATAATAACCTCAAAGACTTCAGACTGAGCCTGCCTGACCTGCAGGAGCTTTACATCAAAGACAACAGATTGACAACCCTACCGGATGCTGCCTCAATTCCTAGTGCTAGAATCATAAATATTAGACGAAACCAAATATTCGACTTCAATGAGCAGCAACTTGTCAAATTTGCAAAAATCGAGAAACTGGATGCACGTTACAACAGTTTCCGCTGCTCGTGTGAATTTGTATCCTTCACGCAGTCGCAACAAGGGCCATCTAATGTCTTTGTTGCGTGGCCAGAAAACTACATCTGTGACTCTCCGGAGCATGTAAGAGGGAAGCAAGTGGGAGCTGTTCAGTTTCGGCCCTCTGACTGCCACCTGACTTTGATGGTGTCCTTAATCTGCATCCTGATGCTCTTGGTCGTTGTGGCGGCGGCCGTTCTTTGCCACAAGCTTCATGCCATCTGGTATATGCAAATGACCTGGGCATGGCTTCAAGCGAAACGCAAGCCCCAGAGAAACCACAAGAAAGAAACCTGCTATGATGCCTTTGTTTCCTACAGCGAGCAGGACTCTGAATGGGTGGAAGACGTCATGGTGCAGGAGCTGGAGCAAGCTAATCCCCCATTTAAACTCTGCCTCCATAAAAGGGATTTTACGCCTGGCAAATGGATTGTGGACAACATTATCGACTCCATTGAGAAGAGTTCTAAAACTCTGTTCGTGCTGTCGGAGCACTTTGTACAAAGCGAGTGGTGCAAGTACGAACTCGATTTCTCTCACTTCCGGCTTTTTGATGAGAACAACGATGCAGCAATTCTGATCCTTCTGGAGCCCATTCCAGAGAAGACCATCCCCAAAAGGTTTTGTAAGCTCAGGAAACTAATGAATACAAAAACCTACCTTGAGTGGCCAAGGGATGAAGTTCAACAGCAAATATTTTGGTTTAATTTGAAAACGGCAATAAAATCCTAG